The Paenibacillus sp. BIC5C1 DNA segment CTTGACTAAGATCGGACCAAGAGTTCCAGAAGTTATTCAGCACTGTGCGAATACCCGTATCCGAAGGCTCATTCATGATGGTTTCAAGCTTTTCAAGTGTACTATTACGAATGGTCCATCCTCCAAGTGAGGTGTTCTCATTACGGAATTGCCCGTCCAAAAAAGATTCACGAACACGCATAATTGAGTTGAACTCCACACCCGTTCCAAGCTGACCTGGTGCTGTTGTACGGTAAAATGCCACTGCATCAATTGGATCTGCTGCCGTCATGTTGACAACTTGTCGTGAATAACCTGGTGTATTCGCATTGGCAACGTTATGTCCTGTTGTGTTCAAAGCGGCCGTTTGTGTGATCAGACTGCGTTTGGCCGTTTCAATTGAATGAAATGTTGAAGCCATATTATTTTTCCCCCATTGTTAACCACGAGTATCAAAAAGACCAGAGCGAGCTACACCATAAGATTTCTCTAAAGGATTCTGATACGTGGCTTCTGATTCAGCATGAAATGACATTGTCTCAATAAAAAAGTCGATGTACGAGAGCGACTGCTTGATAAGCTGTTGATTGGATTCATTAAGATATTTCACCTTTTCTAGCACATCTGTTAATGAAGTTTGAGCTTGAAGAAGCCTCTTTTTCTCTGCGGTATCAAAGACCAGTCTTGTCAACTCACTAA contains these protein-coding regions:
- a CDS encoding flagellar protein FlgN, coding for MAIESIIDVLEQLEAAHVEMLELGERKKEAVVANKVDILISLINQESKLLKRIELIEQQRILAVHQFLEERGIKSKLNLTISELTRLVFDTAEKKRLLQAQTSLTDVLEKVKYLNESNQQLIKQSLSYIDFFIETMSFHAESEATYQNPLEKSYGVARSGLFDTRG